The following are from one region of the Trichoplusia ni isolate ovarian cell line Hi5 chromosome 1, tn1, whole genome shotgun sequence genome:
- the LOC113496450 gene encoding uncharacterized protein LOC113496450, with protein sequence MPNCLVKERKPMVPLKTLDIIFRRRYVPNTQHYFANRKHAVDKEMKKPMKPFRVPRSEKLLSYIKYSDRKEKVVSKARLAQPLFLKDNLRIAATRDISKRLYIEEPPDDIRAVVEIHPEFYTVIEGRPLRCFDDIKVYLNNIRCYAMYRQQIGYRRDLILKIEKSDVEESEHYEKIVDKLKQHIKNFQTFLTEDYKKACLKVAIAEKVYNDLVAKNSEFLGYVSSLTILNNILFKLDAIRGILKTYRSYLMFVAPLSWRQQNDETLRGRVMSIQFEAGEFATDNDLVESLDIEKMVEVAKIELRNPLPPCLYFNNPEQMIYLFRTMELQSREYLIQLAKTDGPNRSLRDRIKKLKLATQQELDYFQYYIDNIHHEISRESFNEQHLQEKFFRILNEPFYDSIASPATLKLKICIEYVYEQVFGKCEEGHHSLQDPLKILEVMYEEYNLRLDALDFKIVNQARNDFFAQDLRMMQNAYKAQRELRAFREMTNAMNKAFLPPAKYTRPVIRKFLDKKSLKALMIAEKKKNEMLSGERAKRKRYKLSAEEREGLILFTEWCDGLNPAPFLKDYYEYAKPIFEGTGSMTYVREY encoded by the coding sequence atgcCGAACTGTCTTGTAAAAGAGCGCAAGCCGATGGTTCCTTTAAAAACGCTGGATATAATATTCAGGCGCCGCTATGTTCCCAATACCCAACATTATTTTGCTAATCGCAAACATGCCGTGGATAAGGAGATGAAGAAACCGATGAAACCATTTCGTGTACCAAGGTCTGAGAAACTGCTCTCGTACATAAAGTACAGTGATCGTAAGGAGAAAGTCGTCTCTAAGGCAAGATTAGCCCAACCACTGTTCTTAAAAGATAATCTAAGAATAGCGGCAACAAGGGATATTTCCAAAAGGCTTTATATAGAAGAACCCCCAGACGACATACGAGCAGTTGTAGAAATTCATCCTGAATTTTATACAGTCATTGAAGGCCGGCCGTTAAGATGCTTTGATgacataaaagtttatttaaataatattcgctGCTATGCTATGTATCGCCAACAAATCGGTTACCGCCGAGATCTAATCCTCAAGATAGAGAAAAGCGATGTTGAAGAATCTGAGCACTATGAAAAAATAGTCGATAAACTTAAGCAACACATAAAGAATTTCCAAACATTTCTTACTGAAGATTATAAAAAGGCGTGTTTAAAAGTGGCAATAGCAGAGAAAGTTTATAATGACTTGGTTGCAAAAAACTCAGAGTTTCTTGGCTACGTTTCGTCCCTGACgatattaaacaatatattgTTTAAGTTAGATGCTATACGAGGAATATTGAAGACGTACAGAAGCTACTTGATGTTTGTTGCACCTCTGTCATGGAGACAACAAAATGACGAAACCCTAAGAGGCAGGGTTATGTCTATTCAGTTCGAAGCTGGTGAGTTTGCTACGGACAATGATTTAGTTGAATCACTagacattgaaaaaatggtAGAGGTTGCTAAGATTGAACTGAGAAACCCTCTCCCTccttgtttgtattttaataaccCTGAACAGATGATTTATCTATTCCGAACGATGGAATTACAAAGTCGAGAGTATTTGATACAGCTGGCAAAAACTGATGGTCCTAATAGATCATTACGAGATcgaattaaaaaacttaaactgGCGACACAACAAGAACTCGATTATTTCCAGTATTATATTGATAACATACACCACGAAATATCTAGAGAATCGTTTAATGAACAACACTTACAGGAAAAGTTTTTTAGGATCTTGAATGAACCATTCTATGACAGTATTGCCAGTCCTGCAACATTGAAACTGAAAATATGTATAGAATATGTATACGAACAGGTTTTTGGGAAGTGTGAAGAAGGTCACCATAGTCTTCAAGACCCATTAAAGATACTTGAAGTTATGTACGAGGAGTACAACTTACGCTTAGATGCTTTAGATTTCAAAATTGTTAATCAAGCACGAAATGACTTTTTTGCTCAAGATTTAAGAATGATGCAGAATGCGTACAAAGCTCAAAGAGAACTAAGAGCTTTTAGAGAAATGACAAATGCTATGAATAAAGCGTTTTTGCCACCAGCCAAATACACAAGACCAGTTATAAGGAAGTTTTTGGATAAAAAGAGTTTAAAAGCTCTCATGATAgctgaaaagaagaaaaatgaaatgttgAGTGGAGAACGTGCCAAACGTAAGAGATACAAACTATCTGCGGAAGAACGTGAGGGATTAATACTGTTTACAGAATGGTGCGATGGTCTGAATCCAGCGCCCTTTTTAAAGGACTATTATGAATATGCTAAGCCAATATTCGAAGGCACTGGGTCTATGACTTATGTAAGGgagtattaa
- the LOC113496493 gene encoding uncharacterized protein LOC113496493 yields the protein MDNPKKKKKSIKRYTRKTIAGIKLPPLEPIPDSDIKTIVDIDPAFYTLIDGRPIRTNKSIHQYKHNIKNVALNRTLHGFLVDEILRIDKEIETERNCYDAAYKHFEEYQNSFDKFLADDNNKTIAIMQRSDALAKELANQTEEYKKANYELASLKSKLQYTDETLMILVSFQNFLNKASPLLWQESNSIQLDIKHPDIFTTDSDIYKKIDIDLISRRLKELPSPKLYFKTPDQLLTIFSLLEKQNLNYLLVATELSSEKNRFLRTVETMKQKLRQELDFIQEKNKEIQDTIRWNEDREMETKEVFFKILKDKIKDLVSSATVLQIFNYVDFAYQQLIAPNDVKLTSLDMVQALEREYDNLSLSISAYDLDMIKQIEKETYEHGNREVKQAKEASKLLKDVDKLSKRLNQSYEPTRRKIYE from the exons ATGGACAAtccaaaaaagaagaaaaaaagcaTCAAAAGATACACGAGAAAGACTATAGCTGGGATTAAACTACCACCTCTCGAGCCAATACCAGACAGTGATATCAAAACAATAGTGGATATAGATCCCGCTTTCTACACTTTGATCGATGGTCGTCCAATAAGAACGAACAAATCGATAcatcaatacaaacataatatcaaGAACGTGGCGTTAAACAGAACTCTCCATGGATTTTTAGTAGATGAAATTCTCAGGATTGACAAAGAAATAGAAACGGAACGAAATTGTTACGACGCCGCATATAAACACTTTGAAGAGTACCAGAACAGTTTTGACAAGTTTCTCGCTgacgataataataaaactattgctATAATGCAGAGGTCGGACGCTTTAGCAAAGGAACTAGCGAATCAAACGGAAGAATATAAGAAAGCAAACTATGAACTGGCTTCCCTTAAGTCGAAATTACAATATACTGATGAAACTTTGATGATTTTAGTATCTTTCCAAAATTTTCTCAATAAAGCTTCCCCTCTTTTATGGCAGGAGAGCAATAGCATTCAGTTAGACATAAAGCACCCAGACATTTTTACAACGGATTCAGATATATACAAGAAAATCGATATCGATTTAATAAGTCGGCGACTCAAAGAGCTACCTTCACCAAAACTTTATTTCAAGACTCCGGATCAACTGTTGACTATCTTTAGCTTGTTGgaaaagcaaaatttaaattatttattggtcGCAACGGAATTAAGTTCGGAGAAAAATAGGTTTCTGAGAACTGTTGAAACTATGAAACAGAAGCTTCGCCAAGAATTGGACTTCATACAAGAAAAG AATAAAGAGATTCAAGATACAATAAGATGGAACGAGGACCGCGAAATGGAGACAAAGGAAGTTTTCTTCAAGatcttaaaagataaaattaaggATTTAGTGTCGTCGGCAACCGTTTTACAGATTTTCAATTACGTAGACTTCGCCTATCAGCAGCTTATAGCTCCGAATGACGTTAAATTGACTTCCTTAGATATGGTTCAAGCCTTAGAAAGAGAATACGATAATCTATCGTTGTCCATATCGGCTTATGACTTAGATATGATAAAACAAATCGAGAAAGAAACTTATGAACATGGAAATAGGGAGGTCAAGCAAGCGAAAGAAGCATCCAAGCTTCTTAAAGATGTCGACAAATTGTCAAAACGGTTGAATCAATCTTATGAACCTACTAGACGTAAAATTTACGAATAA
- the LOC113496504 gene encoding uncharacterized protein LOC113496504 yields MALALPELDTRSVLDVVEENFRRCNLKAYAIRMIYIGEHTLAKEETIKHFSETIHLVNSTYCEINVYGFLLVYDSYFVHIIEGSEDTIHRHLRFLFAREAKWIQEMEKQDQEANGDGEAEGLTVILNEEESEQTQRKIFKRLKTVMIYHSVRTLLFSSWRAVTARPPSLIGKLDVYGPLQEHLEQLRIFLNKVTRICAFAKADENLHFEGLRVIDPKMEALPEVALLDFLLQSPHILDLRETMNLHRRVDDYLYFFEEVWPLPTHFTPRLLYKLKIDDSFVEPLPIMPWDTVKKEGEDEEKEEALTGSSSSD; encoded by the exons ATGGCGCTAGCGTTGCCTGAACTTGATACGAGATCTGTTTTGGATGTCGTAGAGGAAAACTTTCGCAGATGTAACTTG aaagcTTATGCCATCCGCATGATATACATCGGCGAGCATACTTTAGCCAAAGAAGAAACAATCAAACATTTTAGTGAAACCATACATTTAGTGAATTCTACGTATTGTGAAATAAATGTGTACGGTTTCTTGTTGGTATACGACAGCTATTTTGTCCACATTATAGAG GGATCTGAAGATACAATTCACAGACATCTTAGATTTTTATTCGCTCGTGAAGCAAAATGGATTCAAGAAATGGAAAAACAGGACCAAGAAGCAAACGGAGACGGAGAAGCAGAAGGGCTCACCGTCATTTTGAATGAAGAAGAATCAGAGCAAACCcagagaaaaatattcaaacgcTTGAAAACTGTGATGATTTATCATTCCGTTCGCACG CTGCTATTCAGCAGCTGGCGTGCAGTCACAGCGCGACCTCCGTCCCTCATAGGCAAGCTGGATGTATATGGACCGCTTCAAGAGCACCTCGAACAACTGCGGATCTTTCTTAACAAAGTTACGAGAATATGTGCATTTGCGAAAGCTGATGAAAAT TTGCATTTCGAAGGGTTGCGTGTTATAGATCCTAAGATGGAAGCATTGCCCGAGGTGGCCCTGTTGGATTTCCTGCTACAATCCCCTCATATTCTAGATCTCCGTGAGACCATGAACTTACACAGGCGTGTCGATGACTATCTATACTTTTTCG AGGAGGTATGGCCTTTACCTACTCATTTCACGCCTCGGCTTCTGTACAAGTTGAAGATTGACGACTCATTCGTGGAACCTCTGCCGATTATGCCATGGGATACCGTCAAGAAAGAAGGAGAAGATGAGGAAAAAGAAGAAGCACTAACTGGAAGTTCCTCAAGCGATTAA
- the LOC113496474 gene encoding ATP-dependent RNA helicase dbp2-like translates to MALNIVTKLLIRRSARRLVLDCSHQHLSEVTSFNIIKTISVPYSTSSLKQNLFTLKFKPHLQRFFATVPAQKGDIANYRNENNITVIGEDIPDPYTEIDQSKFPEYVKSFLKDQGFSKPTVIQSQGWPIAMSGQNFVGIAQTGTGKTLAYLLPAVVHIKEKKARKGRGPIVLVLAPTRELARQIEQVAKDFERALNIRCLCIYGGASRSVQAQKLNEGVDILIATPGRLNDFIVSKTTSLHRTTYVVLDEADRMLDMGFEPQIRQALEGVPLERQILMFSATWPKEVRHLAKDYLGEFVQVNVGSTELSANHNITQRIHICDQDDKMNLFKSIIHDISGEGFGKMLIFTNTKRFVDTLALTLRQNGWPADGIHGDKTQLQRDRIIGKFKHGQTNILVATDVAARGLDVDGVTHVINYDFPNTSEDYIHRIGRTGRHDKKGVSHTILTEENARQAKSLIEVLKEANQDIPKELSDLARSYNELKDKERQAKWKPKPYGKQYNRQYNNQYGSQYNNQYDNQYGGNKRFNRHRSIRNRYEDY, encoded by the exons atggctttaaatatagtaacaaaacttttgatACGGAGGAGTGCACGGAGACT aGTGTTAGATTGCTCTCACCAACATCTCTCAGAAGTGACTTCTTTCAACATTATCAAAACTATCAGTGTTCCGTATTCAACAAGCAGtctgaaacaaaatttattcacATTAAAGTTTAAACCACATTTGCAAAGGTTTTTTGCAACCGTTCCAGCACAGAAGGGTGATATAGCTAACTATCGTAATGAAAACAACATTACAGTGATTGGAGAAGATATTCCTGATCCTTACACAGAGATAGACCAGAGCAAATTTCCTGAATATGTCAAATCATTTCTTAAAGACCAGGGTTTTTCTAAACCAACTGTGATACAGTCTCAAGGATGGCCTATTGCAATGAGTGGACAAAATTTTGTGGGTATTGCACAAACTGGCACTGGAAAGACATTGGCTTATTTACTACCAGCTGTAGTGCATATTAAAGAGAAAAAGGCAAGAAAGGGTCGTGGTCCCATAGTATTAGTTCTAGCACCAACTAGAGAACTTGCTCGTCAGATTGAACAGGTTGCCAAAGATTTTGAAAGGGCTTTAAATATTCGTTGTCTTTGTATATATGGAGGAGCTAGTCGGTCAGTACAAGCACAAAAACTTAATGAAGGAGTTGATATACTAATTGCTACTCCAGGCAGATTAAATGACTTCATTGTCAGTAAAACAACATCTCTGCATCGGACCACATATGTTGTATTAGATGAAGCAGACAGGATGTTGGACATGGGATTTGAACCTCAAATTCGGCAAGCTTTGGAGGGTGTGCCACTTGAAAGGCAGATATTGATGTTCTCTGCCACATGGCCTAAGGAGGTCAGACACTTAGCTAAAGACTACTTGGGAGAGTTTGTCCAAGTGAATGTAGGGTCGACAGAGCTCTCAGCAAACCATAACATAACACAACGTATCCACATTTGTGACCAGGATGATAAAATGAACCT GTTTAAATCTATCATACATGATATATCTGGTGAGGGATTTggcaaaatgttaatatttactaataccAAGAGGTTTGTCGACACCTTAGCTTTGACACTGAGGCAAAATGGCTGGCCCGCGGATGGCATTCATGGTGATAAAACACAGTTGCAAAGAGACAGAATTATTGGGAAATTTAAACATGGCCAGACCAATATCTTAGTTGCTACTGATGTTGCTGCCAGAGGTTTGG aTGTTGATGGTGTAACACATGTGATTAACTATGATTTTCCGAACACATCTGAGGACTATATACATAGGATAGGCCGCACTGGACGACATGACAAAAAAGGTGTCTCACATACTATACTTACTGAGGAGAATGCAAGACAAGCAAAGAGTTTGATTGAGGTTCTTAAGGAGGCCAATCag gataTTCCAAAGGAACTCAGTGATCTTGCACGTTCATACAACGAATTGAAAGATAAAGAAAGGCAAGCGAAATGGAAACCCAAGCCCTATGGCAAACAATATAACAGACAATATAACAACCAGTATGGCAGCCAATACAACAACCAGTACGACAACCAGTATGGCGGGAACAAGCGCTTTAACCGACACAGAAGTATCAGGAATAGATATGAGGattattaa
- the LOC113496465 gene encoding ATP-dependent RNA helicase p62-like, whose amino-acid sequence MSSSSWNNSRGGSGGSKFGGERKFGSSNGSSRFSNGGSKFGGGGGGGGGRFGGSGGGFGGKKDFTGGQNMRRPNWDSMSLQPFNKDFYNPHPTVLSRSPYEVEEYRSKHEITVSGVEVPNSIQNFDEANFPDYVNQSISNMGYKDPTPIQAQGWPIAMSGKNLVGIAQTGSGKTLAYILPAIVHINNQPPIRRGDGPIALVLAPTRELAQQIQQVASDFGNSAYVRNTCVFGGAPKREQGRDLERGVEIVIATPGRLIDFLEKGTTNLQRCTYLVLDEADRMLDMGFEPQIRKIIEQIRPDRQTLMWSATWPKEVRKLAEDYLGDYLQINIGSLQLSANHNILQIVDVCQEHEKENKLNVLLQEIGQSQEPGAKTIIFVETKRKVENITRNIRRYGWPAVCMHGDKTQQERDETLYQFKQGRASILVATDVAARGLDVDGIKYVINFDYPNSSEDYIHRIGRTGRSKSKGTSYAFFTPSNSRQAKDLVSVLQEANQVVNPQLQTMADRCGGGGGGWNRNRYGGGRGGGGSFKRGSNFGRGNGGGGGGSGGHKRFNNDY is encoded by the exons AT GTCTAGCAGTAGTTGGAACAATAGCCGCGGCGGAAGCGGCGGTTCCAAATTCGGAGGAGAAAGGAAGTTCGGCAGTAGTAATGGATCTTCTCGATTCAGCAACGGGGGATCTAAGTTTGGTGGAGGTGGCGGTGGGGGCGGTGGTAGATTCGGTGGTTCTGGCGGTGGGTTTGGAGGCAAAAAAGATTTTACCGGTGGCCAGAACATGCGTCGTCCAAACTGGGATTCTATGTCGCTACAGCCATTTAACAAAGATTTCTACAACCCACATCCAACTGTTCTAAGCAGATCCCCCTATGAAGTCGAAGAATACAGAAGTAAACATGAGATCACTGTCAGTGGGGTTGAAGTCCCTAATTCTATTCAAAACTTTGATGAAGCCAACTTTCCTGATTACGTTAATCAAAGCATAAGCAACATGGGTTACAAAGACCCTACGCCTATCCAGGCTCAGGGATGGCCAATTGCTATGTCTGGAAAGAATTTAGTAGGTATTGCTCAGACAGGCTCAGGAAAGACCCTTGCCTATATTTTGCCTGCTATTGTTCACATTAACAACCAACCTCCTATCAGGCGCGGAGATGGGCCTATTGCCTTAGTATTAGCACCAACTAGAGAATTAGCTCAACAAATTCAGCAAGTTGCTTCTGACTTTGGCAATTCTGCCTATGTTCGTAACACTTGTGTATTTGGTGGTGCCCCTAAAAGAGAACAAGGCCGTGACTTGGAACGTGGAGTTGAAATTGTTATTGCTACACCTGGAAGGTTAATTGATTTCTTAGAAAAAGGTACCACAAACTTGCAGAGATGCACATATTTGGTACTTGATGAAGCTGATCGTATGTTGGACATGGGTTTTGAACCTCAAATCAGGAAAATCATTGAACAGATTCGTCCTGACAGACAGACTTTGATGTGGTCAGCAACATGGCCGAAAGAAGTGAGAAAGCTGGCTGAAGATTACCTTGGAGACTATCTACAAATTAACATTGGATCATTACAATTATCAGCAAATCACAACATCTTACAAATTGTTGATGTTTGTCAAGAACATGAAAAGGAAAACAA GTTAAATGTACTGTTACAAGAAATTGGACAGAGCCAAGAGCCTGGagcaaaaacaattatatttgtaGAAACCAAGAGAAAAGTAGAAAATATCACTAGGAATATTAGACGATATGGATGGCCTGCAGTTTGCATGCATGGTGACAAAACACAGCAAGAGAGGGATGAAACATTATATCAATTCAAACAAGGCAGAGCTAGCATTCTAGTAGCAACTGATGTTGCTGCCAGAGGacttg aTGTGGATggaattaaatatgttataaactTTGATTATCCTAATTCATCTGAAGATTATATTCACCGAATTGGGAGAACAGGACGATCCAAATCAAAAGGCACATCCTATGCCTTTTTTACACCATCCAACTCGCGTCAAGCTAAAGACCTTGTGTCTGTCCTTCAAGAAGCCAACCAg GTTGTAAATCCGCAACTACAGACCATGGCCGACCGTTGTGGCGGTGGAGGTGGTGGCTGGAATAGAAACCGATACGGCGGTGGACGTGGAGGCGGTGGTTCATTCAAACGTGGAAGCAATTTCGGCAGGGGCAAtggcggtggcggcggcggcagtGGAGGCCACAAGAGATTCAATAATGACTATTAA
- the LOC113496483 gene encoding LOW QUALITY PROTEIN: histone deacetylase Rpd3-like (The sequence of the model RefSeq protein was modified relative to this genomic sequence to represent the inferred CDS: inserted 2 bases in 2 codons), with the protein MAMQPHSKKRVCYYYDSDIGNYYYGQGHPMKPHRIRMTHNLLLNYGLYRKMEIYRPHKATADEMTKFHSDDYIRFLRSIRPDNMSEYNKQMQRFNVGEDCPVFDGLYEXCQLSAGGSVAAAVKLNKQASEICINWGGGLHHAKKSEASGFCYVNDIVLGILELLKYHQRVLYIDIDVHHGDGVEEAFYTTDRVMTVSFHKYGEYFPGTGDLRDIGAGKGKYYAVNIPLRDGMDDDSYESIFVPIISKVMETFQPSAVVLQCGADSLTGDRLGCFNLTVRGHGRCVELVKRFGLPFLLVGGGGYTIRNVSRCWTYETSVALGVEIANELPYNDYFEYFGPDFKLHXFTSNMSNQNTQEYLEKIKNRLFENLRMLPHAPGVQVQAIPEDAVNDESEDEDKVDKDERLPQSDKDKRITGDGELSDSEDEGEGGRRDNRSYRTPQPRKRPRLDKDGSQIKDEIKSEDTKDDVKNLSSVEEPKKEIPPNP; encoded by the exons ATGGCGATGCAACCGCATAGTAAGAAAAGAGTGTGCTACTACTATGACA gtgacATCGGGAACTATTATTACGGTCAGGGACATCCTATGAAACCGCACCGTATACGCATGACTCAtaatttactattaaattatgGATTGTACCGGAAAATGGAGATATAT AGACCCCATAAAGCAACCGCTGATGAGATGACAAAATTCCATTCTGATGATTATATTCGCTTCTTACGATCAATCAGGCCAGATAATATGTCCGAGTATAACAAACAGATGCAAAgat TCAATGTCGGTGAAGATTGTCCAGTGTTTGATGGTCTCTATG TTTGTCAGCTGTCTGCAGGTGGATCAGTGGCTGCAGctgtgaaattaaataaacag GCTTCTGAGATTTGTATCAATTGGGGAGGAGGACTTCACCATGCCAAAAAATCAGAAGCCTCAGGCTTCTGTTACGTTAATGACATAGTACTTGGAATCTTAGAGTTGCTGAAGTACCACCAGAGGGTGTTGTACATTGATATTGATGTCCACCATGGTGATGGGGTTGAGGAAGCCTTCTACACCACTGATAGAGTTATGACAGTGTCTTTCCATAAATATGGAGAGTACTTCCCTGGAACTG GCGACTTACGTGATATTGGTGCTGGAAAAGGCAAGTACTACGCAGTAAACATACCCCTGCGCGATGGAATGGACGACGACTCTTATGAATCCATCTTCGTGCCTATCATATCAAAAGTCATGGAGACTTTCCAGCCCAGTGCGGTTGTCCTGCAGTGTGGAGCTGATTCACTGACAG gtgaCAGGTTAGGTTGTTTCAATCTTACTGTTCGAGGTCATGGCCGATGTGTTGAGTTAGTGAAGAGGTTTGGCCTACCCTTCTTGCTAGTTGGAGGCGGAGG TTACACAATTCGTAATGTGTCACGTTGTTGGACCTATGAAACATCAGTGGCCCTTGGGGTCGAAATAGCTAATGAGTTGCCTTACAATGATTACTTTGAATACTTCGGGCCTGACTTCAAGCTAC ATTTCACCAGCAATATGTCTAATCAAAATACACAGgagtatttagaaaaaattaaaaataggcTCTTTGAGAATCTGAGAATGTTACCACATGCACCTGGTGTTCAG GTACAAGCTATTCCTGAAGATGCTGTAAATGATGAATCTGAAGATGAAGACAAAGTTGACAAAGATGAAAGACTGCCACAAAGTGATAAA GACAAGCGCATCACGGGAGACGGCGAGTTATCGGACTCAGAAGATGAGGGAGAGGGAGGCCGCCGCGACAACCGCTCCTACCGGACGCCGCAGCCGCGCAAGCGACCGCGCCTCGATAAGGACGGCTCGCAGATCAAGGATGAAATCAAAT CTGAAGACACAAAAGACGACGTCAAAAACTTAAGCAGTGTTGAAGAgccaaagaaagaaatacctcCGAATCCCTGA